The sequence below is a genomic window from Bacteroidota bacterium.
GTTAGTAAGAATGAGGCAAAACAATTTTTAGGATTAGATGCTAATCAAAGCTATCTTCTGTTTTTTGGTTTCATCAGAGATTATAAAGGGCTCGACCTGTTACTTAATGCCATGGCAGATAAGAGGGTTATTCAAACAAATTGCAAACTTATAGTTGCCGGAGAATTTTATTCGGACAGTAAGCCATATCTGGAACTAATAGAAAGACTTAACCTTACTGATAGAATAATTTTACGTACTGATTTTATCAGCGATGAGCAGGTCAAATATTTTTTCTGCGCAGCAGATTTGGTGGTGCAACCCTATAAACATGCAACGCAAAGCGGAGTTACGCAAATTTGCTATCATTTTAATAAGCCCATGTTAGTTACCAATGTAGGTGGTTTGGCCGAAATTGTACCGAATAATAAAGCTGGTTACGTAACCCAAGTGGAGGTTGCCGAAATTGCAAAAGCCATTGCCCGGTTTTATGAAAACAGGGAAGAAGGTTTTTTTGTGGAAAATATTGAACAATTGAAGCATAGATTTAGCTGGAATGCGATGGTTATCAACATATTAAGGTTGGTTAAAAAAAATAGATGATTTGTATTGCACAGTCAAAATAAAATATACATTTGCACCCGTTAAAAATTAAATTTAATTTAAATTAAAATCAAAAAAGATGAAAAAATTAATTATCGCTTTCGCAGCAATCGCATTTCTTGCTTCATGTAAGAAGGAGTACACTTGTACTTGCAAAACTACATTGTTAGGAATAACAAGTTCTGCTTCAACTACTATTAAGGATACAAAGAAGAATGCTGAAGAAACTTGTGACAAAGGTGATCAAAGCGGATTGGTTGAATGTTCAATTGACTAATCAACTGCAAAGTTTATGAAAAGGCCATCAGAAATGATGGCCTTTTTAGTTCTTACCCTTGCCACTTACGTTAACCTCTGTTTCGGGAACAAGGTTTTGGGCCAGACACGAAGTTTTAAATCCATTAAATATTACCACTACTTTATTACCTTCCATCGATTCAATTGTCCCTGCCACTCTTCCTCCTTTAAGCAAAACCCTTAGCCCGGGCTTCAGCATGTCCAAATATTTTTTATTTAAAACTGCTTCGGCTTTGGTTTCGGTTTTTTTGATTTCAGTTTTTTGCTGCCCAAATAGTCGCTGATACTTTTGTAATACAGCCTTTTTATCTTTAGTGCTTTTCCATTCGTTAACAAACTTTACGATTAGGGCATCAAATTTTTTTACCAACGTTAATTCAGCTTCCTTAATTCGTTGTTCAAATTGTTTGCGTCCGGTTTCGCCCTGCTCAAGCAGTTTGTTGTATTTCTCCAACAACTCGTCCAATGCCTTTTCTGCATCAGATATTTCTTTGGCCTTACGGTCAACATAGTTTTTTTGCTCTTCTACTTCTCGAAGCATATTTTCGAGCAAGACATTTTGCTTTGGAATTTTTTTTCGAGCATTTTCGATAATAATTTTGTCGAGCCCGCTTCGTTCAGCTACCAAAAAGGTATAACTGCTGCCGGGTTTTCCTACTGTAAGTTTGTATCGTGGCTCAAGTTTTTCTGGGTCAAACAACATGTTACCATTAATTAATCCTTCGGTTTTATCTGCCAGTATTTTAAGGTTTAAAAAATGGGTGGTAACTATACCAATGCATTTGTATTCATTTAGTTTTTCCAAAATGGCTTCGGCAAGTGCACCACCAAGTTGCGGGTCGGTGCCAGTCCCCAATTCATCAATAATGAATAAACTTCCAGCATCGGCATACTGCAAAAAGTCGCGCATCTTTTGTAGTCGGGATGAGTAGGTGCTCAATTCGTACTCAATACTTTGCGAATCGCCAATGTCTATCATTAACTTCGAAAAAATGCCAAAGGTGCTTTCGGGTTCACAACTTACTAAGAAACCACTTTGCAGCATCAATTGCAACAAGGCAACAGTTTTCATGCAAACCGTTTTGCCACCTGCATTTGGACCGCTTATCACCAGTATCCGGTTTTTGTTTTTCAGATATAATGAAAATGGAATGGTTTGTTTTTTTATTTTTTTATTTTGCCAGTAGAGCAGGGGATGCACCGCTTGTTTTACATCTATCTGCGGGTCATTAACTATAACTGGTAATGAGGCATTAATATCCGTTGCATAGCGTGCTTTGGCTTGTATAAAATCAAACTGAAGCAAAATGTTGTAATATTCATTAATCCGGTAACGGTATCCCTGTAGTTCTTTTGTTAACGATTTCAGTATACGTTGAATTTCGTGGCGCTCTTCTTCTTCAAGTCCGGTAATGGCATTGTTAATGGGAATAAGTTGCTCAGCCTCTAAATAAACTGTTTTACCAGTGGTGGATGTATCGTGAATAATGCCGGGAATTATTCGTTTATATTCGACATAGATGGCGATTACTCTGCGGCCATTGCGCATACTTTCCTCAGTTTCGCTGGTGTATCCGGCTTTCCGGTATTTGCCTAATAACGTAATGAATTGATGTTCTCCTTCGCTCCGCTTTTTAGACAAACTTCTTCTTATTGATGCAAGTTCTGGCGATGCATTACTTTTAATAATTCCATTGGTATCAAAAACTCTGAAAATAATTTCAATAATTTCTTTTTCATAGGCTGAATTCTGAATGATGGTAGCTAACGTATGGTAGGCGGTGGTCCTTGAAGAAAAAAAGTGAAATATATCGCGGCAGGTAGCGGTTATAGCTGCAATATTTAAAACCGGGAAGCTGCTAATGTGGAGTTCTCAAGTTCAAGCAACTTGAGTTCGCGGTGAATATCTAAGTAGTTGTCAGATGGAAACTGATCGCCATTAACAAGGAGCTTTTTAAATTCATTAACTAGCAAAAGATGGTGACAAATAAGATCGAAGTCGCTGATGGGCTGCACATCTGCTATGCTTTGCATAGTGCGTTGCATTAAAGCATGGGTAGCACATTGCAATTTTATCTGCTGTAGCTCATCAATAAGTAAATTGGTTGGAGGGAATAACTGCACGTTTAATCCTGTTGCTTATCAGTTTTATAATACTTGCGCATTTCTACATCCTGCCGTTGTTGCCTGCGTCTGAAAAATAAAATTATTCCGATAAAAACAAAAGGTATAAACCAGGCGCCTTCCTGCCATGAACTTAAGAGTGTTTTATAAACACAAAGCAGTCCGGCAAAAAGTGCCAATCCAAGCCAGGAATATTCCCTAAATGGTTTCATTTATTTTTGAACGGCAAATATACCGGTAACCTTTTTAATTTTATAACGTGTAAAATCTTCATTTGCTTCCAAACCATCTCCTTCAATAATTTCCTCTCCGGTGGTTATTTTTACATGCTTATCGCTGTAAAAGCTCGATGTATTCTCATCCCAAACCAACCTTTCGGTTTCCAACATATCACCTTTCTTATTTATTACCACCACTTTGTTTCGGGCTTCCATTTTCTTCTCACGTTCATAGCGTATTGCATAATTGGCCGTAAGTGTACTCATCACATTGAGGCTGTCGTCAAAAAATTCCATTTTTACACCATTAGGCATTTCAAGGTATGGAATTTCGCGATTCAGGTAGTTATTCATTAACGGTGATGCTATACGTGCTTTAAGCAGCGAAGAGTCGTTGTAGTCAATGATAATATCAACCGCGGTCTCAGTTGGCAGGCTATCAATTGGGGTGCTTATTTCTACTTTAGCTACATCGTCCTTGCAGCTATGAAGTAAAGTGAGGCTCAACCAAAACAAGTAGATATTTAATTTTTGCAGGCTCATAGCAAGTTATTAGTCGTACTTACGCGGATTAAACCAACGCTCACATAAGTTAACTCCTATATGGAAACGAAAATATTTTTCCTGTACCAGATTGTTTTGGGTGGTTCCCCTTTGTCCAAACTCAAAAGCCAGGTTGATGCGCGAAAAACTAGTAGCATATGCTGCAGTTACTGCATCTTTCTTTATAGGAAGCCCAATGCCAATGGTTAAGGTATAATCATCAATTGGTTGATTATTGAACCTGAACATGCTTTGTGTGTAACGACCGCCAATGCGATATGCAATCCTTTGATGGTAACGCGTTGAATTGTACTTGGGCACAAATTCGAAACCTGCCGAAACCCGGGTCGAATTAGATAACTTATCACTAATGCCAAATGCATCTAGTTTGCTCCAATCTTGAATGCTATAGTCGACCATAAAATTCCAAAGCAAAGGGTCGCGCAAACTAAATCCGAAACGATAAGAAGGAGGCAAGGTGGTATTGCCAGTAACCGGAGGCGAATAGCTTACAGTGTCAAAAATAGTAATGCTGCCATCTAATTCCGTATAGGTTTGCACTACACGGTCATTGGTACTTTTTACCTTTGCCCCAAGGCTTGACGCTGCTGATAATGAAAAGGAAAAGTGCTTTTTTATAACCTGGTATCGAGGTATCGTATCTTTTGGCCCCGAAGGTTTTTCTCGTTTTCGCTTAGTGTAACTTAGTAGGGTATCGTTGTTGTAAATTATTCCCGCATCAAATAAAAAATCGCCAATAGAAGAGTTGCTTATATCTCTGCTAAAAACAAGTGATCGTGTTTCATAACTAGTGCTATGAAGTTTTTGTAAGGAGCCAAATAAATAAGATGCATTGGCACCAATATGCAAATTACGTAGCGGTCGAAATCCGGATCCAATAAAGAAGCGACTTAAACTTCCCGTGCCTTCATAGGTTTGTATGGCTTTATTGCCTTGGGGGTCAATGCTATAATATTTCAGGTTGTAACCTCTGGCGCTGTAGGGTATAAGTCCAAAGCTTGCTCCAATGTTATGTTTGCGGCTTACCGGAAATCCAATAGCAAAGTAATTGAATGCGGCATCGCTCTTTAAGGTTTTTTTATTGTAAGTGCTTAAGCCTGTAAGGCTTGTATTTAGTGCAGCGTCAACCAATGTAATTTTCATGGCCGAAAGACTGGCAGGGTTTAGAAAATTCATTTGCAACGAATCACACATAGCACTGCCTGCGCCCCCATAGCCCAATTGTGCAGCATAGCCGTTAAATTGCAATTCGCCTATACCAAATCGTGAATATGGAGATACGGTGCCTACCTGCCCCTCTGCTTTTGTTACAATTAAAAGTAATAAAGCACCAACTATTATTTTTTGCATCAACTGTTTAATTTTAAGATTTGATATAAGCCCTGCAATGTAAAATCGCGGGCAGCAAATGTAAAATTGATTTGCTGTGAAAAAAAACGCAGATCGCCTCCTGTTATTATAGTTATCAGATTTGGGAATTTCTGTTTATACCTGGCAATTATTGCTTCTACTTCCAATATAATGGCAAGTTCAACTCCTGTATTTAAGCATGCTTCGGTGCTGGTTCCAATTAATTTGTTCGTGTTTATTTTTTTCGGAATAAATTCAATTAAAGGTAACTTTCCTGTAAAATGATTTAAAGCTTTGTACCGCATGCGTATTCCGGGATGAATGGAGCCACCACAATAGCTCTTGTTTTTTTCGAGCAAATCAAATTTGATGCATGTGCCAGCATCTACTACCAATACATTGCCTGCAAGTTGCGAAGCGGCAGCAATGTTTGCTATGCGGTCTTTACCTAGCGTGTTTGGGGTTTTATATTTATTTACAAAAGGGAGTCTACTCTTAATATCCAATACATGGGTAGGGTAGTTGGATTGAAGAAACTTGATAAACCTGCCATCGTCTGATCTGACGCTGCAATAAATAGTTGATTCAATTTTTGATATGCTTTGAATATAGTTTGTTAGTAACTTATAATCAAAATCAATCAGCTTAATACTTCCGTATCGCTTTCCACTTTTATTGAACAAGGCCAATTTTACATGCGTGTTGCCGGCATCTATTACTAAGTGCATACTTGCTAGGTGTATAAGAAGTTTAGCTTGCCGTTAAATAAATAGTTCTGCTGAAAGTCATCAATCAGGGCGTTTTCATTTTTACGGCCAACGGTAAAAGTAAGGCAGCAATCTTCTTCCATTTTATTTGAAGTAATAGTTGCATTATAATTTTTCAGTCTACGCATTACTTCATTCATTAGCTCATAGCTAAATTGAATGGTGTAGTTTGCTGTAATCTCTTTATTAATAATGGTAGCACTTGTAATCGCATCGGTTGCAGCTTCTTTGTAAGCATGAATGAGGCCCTGCACGCCCAGCAAAGTGCCTCCAAAATATCGAACCACAATGATTGCACAATCTGTAAGGTCTTTACTAAGTAATTGGTTTAGTATGGGCTTTCCGGCAGTTCCTGTTGGTTCGCCATCGTCATTTATTTTATACAGGGCTCTTGAAGGTGTCAACCTCCATGCATAGCAATGATGATTTGCTTTGGCGTGTATTTCTTTAATTTCGCTAAGTGATTGTTTAAAATCAAGTTCTGTTTTAATAGGGAACAAATAACTCATAAACTTACTTCCACGGTCTCGAAACAAGCCTTCTGTGCTGCTTTCTATAGTATTGTAAGTTTCGTCAAAGAGCATGAATAAGTTAAAATTATGTTCGCTTTTTTCAATTGACAATTATATGACAATTGATGGAATCGGTCAATGTATATTTGTGTCAGATTTTAAGGGGTTAAGATTGAATTTAGTCCAAATGCGCCACTGCCAGGTGGCGCTTTGGCATTTTAAGTATATCCTGTCATAACCTATTCTTTTTTAAAATTACTGTACATCTTCTGATATATTTGCAGCCCCAAATTTTACTAAATAAGAATGGACAGGAATACCATCATTGGTTTTGTTTTGATAATTGTTGTACTTATTGGATACACCTATTATAATCAACCTACAGAAGAAGAACAGGAAGCCTATCGCGGGCAGCAGGACTCAATAGCAAGTTTTGCAAAGAGAAAGGCAAATGATAGTTTGGCCAATCAAGTGGTAGTCAATAAGGTTGATTCCAACGTTATATCATCATCTGATAGCGTTGTGGCTGATCAAAACCTTTCTCAATTTGGCGCGTTTGCAACCTCGTCAACAGGTCAAGCCAAAGACATCGTAATCGAAAATGAAAAAATAATTGTTACCTTAACTACCAAAGGTGGATATGTAAAGCAAGTAGAGCTAAAGAATACCAAGACCTATGATGGTAAGCCACTCTACCTGTATGAAAAGGATTCTACAGCTACAGGAATTAATTTTTTTAGCGAGAACAGAAGTATTAATACCACCGATTTGTTTTTTGCACCCCAAGGTCCCGGGTTTGCTGTTGAAGGAAATGCAAGCAAGACCCTGGTTTTGCGAATAGATGCTGGTAATAATCGATCAATCGATTATGAATATTCTCTTGCAGGAAATAGTTATGAATTGAAGTACAGTATCAGGATGAATAACATGCAAAGCCTGATAGCTGCCAACACCTCCTATCTCGAAATGGATTGGAATGCAACGCTGCCGCGCCTTGAGCGCAAAGCCAAAGGAGAGAGGCAGTATTCGACCATCAACTATGTTTACTCAAATGGCGAAAACGATTACCTTTCTGAAACAGAAGACGAAAAAGAAAGCTTGAATGAAAAAATAAAGTGGATTTCGTTTAAGCAGCATTTTTTTTCAAGCATTTTATATGCTGAGAAATCTTTTGAAAATGCGCAAGTTGCAACCTATACTGACTTTGAAAGCGAAGACAAAGTGCGCACGATGAAAGCCAACATGCGTATTCCTTATAACCGCAAGCCAGACGAGTCGTTTGCGATGGCCTATTACTTTGGGCCCAATCATTACAGCACCTTAAAATCATTTGACCGCGATTATGAAAAGTCAATACAACTCGGTTGGGGAATTTTAGGTTGGATAAACCGATTTATTGTAATCCCTGTTTTTAATTGGCTGAAAAATTTTGGCTTAAGTTTTGGCATCGTCATTTTGGTATTAACCATCATTATCAAATTAATATTGCTTCCTCTTAACTACAGAGCATACTTGTCGAGTGCCAAGATGCGAGTATTACAGCCGGAAGTAACCGAGTTGCAAAGTAAGTTTAAAGAAGAGCCATTGAAAATGCAACAGGAAATGATGGGGTTGTATCGCAAAGCCGGTGTAAGTCCATTAGGTGGTTGCTGGCCCATGCTCTTGCAAATGCCCATTCTCTTCGCCATGCTACGGTTTTTTCCTGCTTCGTTCGAGTTAAGACAGGAAGCTTTCTTGTGGGCACGAGATTTATCTACCTATGATAGCATTTTTGATTTAGGATTTAATATACCGGGTTATGGCGATCATGTAAGTTTGTGGACAATACTTATGACACTATCCACTTTATTATTTACCTATTACAATTCGCAACAGCTTAATACCAGTGCCAACCCGGCCATGAAATACATGATGTACCTGATGCCATTAATTTTCCTCGGTTTTTTGAATGACTTTCCTGCAGGGCTTAACTATTATTATTTCCTTGGAAATATTATTTCCATTGCCACCCAGTTTTTGTTTAAGGGTATGGTGAATCATGATGCCATTATTGCTAAAATCGAAGCGAATAAAAAGAAACCGCAATCTCAAAAGAAATCAGGTTTTCAGGAAAGGTTGGAGAAAATGGCTCGCGAAAGAGGGTATCAACCACCAAAGAAAAAATAACAAATGAAACGGTATATTACTTTTATTAGTTGCCTTCTGCTAATAGTGTTTGTCTGCTGCAAGCCAAAGAAGGAAGTTGCAGCTGCAACTTCAGTTGATTATAGCGATTCCATATTTTTGATTATAGATAAAAGCCCTTGCTTTGGCGCTTGTCCAACGTATAAGATGATTATTTATAATAATGGATATGCCACCATGCGGGCATCTAAAAATGTTCCACAAGTGGGAAACTTTAACCGCAGATTTAGCCCGCAAGAGATTGAGCAACTAAGTAAGAAAATTGAAGAGATTCGATTTTTTGATTTAAAAGATGAGTACAACGACACCTTGATTATGGATTTACCATTTACCACCATTGCTGCGCATAGGCGTGGTGCGGTAAAAAGTATTTTATGCAGATTTGAAATACCTGACCCACTTAACAATTTTGTTATGTCCTTTGATACGCTTATTGGTAGTCCGGTGTGGAAGCTTATGAAATCGCCATTTGGTGACGATTAGTTACAAGGTAAGTTCAATCATTGGATCCCAAAATATTTTTTTGAAGTCGATAACCTGATCATTTTTTACTTTTATACCTTCTTTTTCAAGCCTTCGTTGCATTGCAGCAGGATCTCCAAAGTGATGTTTGCCTGTAAGTAGGCCAACGCGGTTAACAACCCGGTGCGCAGGTAATTTGTCTTTGTGCGAATGACAGGCATTCATTGCCCAGCCAACAATTCGCGATGAACCCTTGGTTCCCAGCGCTTTAGCTATTGCCCCATAGGATGTTACCCTTCCTTTCGGAATTAATTTAACCACTTGATATACAGCCTCGAAAAATTTAATCGTATCAGCAGTATATTGAGTAGGATTAGGTTCTGCCATGGGATATTTTGAATTTAAATGAGCTTTTAAGTTGGGTAAAACGATTATTTTATTGGATAAACGATTTAGCTTTGTCCTATTAAATCGATATATTATTTACGGTCTTAATGCTCCTGTTTACCTTAGTTTCAACCCATTTTGCCACCCTGATAAATGTTAATAACTTGTTCATATCACCAATAAATGATTCAATAAATTGGGCGAACGTAAATATATAGTTGGCAAATCAAAATCAATGAACATATATTTGCATCGTTGTTTTTAACAAGTCGAATTGAATCTACCTCTATATTCTCTCTCAATTCGAAAGTTCTAGAAAGAATGCTCTACCAGACTTGTCGTATTATAGGCTGGAAAAGCAATCAGGCATCAAATTTAAGTTTTTAATTCACTTAGTAAATACATATGGCTAATTGTACTTTGATTTTTAATGAACAGTTGGGTGAATACAAGAAGTTCTTTGATACTAATTATCGGATGTTTTTTAAGACTTATGCAAGAATAAGCAAAAAATATAAAGTCTATAAGGACCGCCATCACTTGTGCATAAGCAACACGCCAGGTTGTAATGCAACGAAGGATGGACTATTTGTACCTATTGATCGTGTTACCAGGTGCCTGGCTCACTTACCGTACTATACCAAAATAGTTAAGCGGTATTTGCAGGTTTTGATTGGGGAGTCAAAATTTTCAGGCATTTCTATTTGTAAAGGTAACCTTGATGGCGCGTCCCTTTTCTTTTCTACCGGCACTCTCAATTCAGAATTTTCATTTTCTTACTACTCATATTATCTGAGTAATATTTTCAAAAACAAGCCCGTATATTCCTATACGGGTTATTCTTTTTATTAGATACATTTTCCAGTAATTATCATTACGGATGCAAGGTCTATTCTTCAAAGCGAAATCACTTTTCACCAATTTTATAAATTCTTTTCATTTAAAAAATTTTTGTACGCCCCGGGGTTATAGCCGGGGCTTTTCTTTTTTTACTTCAAAAAGGGATAGCATTTTTTGCACTTTAACTTAGCAAAATTTGTGATCAACTAAACAGTAAGCAGTTAGAAGAAAGTCCTGATCAGGCAATTACAGTATGTTTGTATTAGCAATGTGCTTTTTCAAATTCGTGCATCATCTCTATCAAATACTCAACATGACCTACTGGAAGCGCATTATACAAAGAAGCCCTGAAGCCACCTGCCGCTTTATGACCTTTTATACCGGTAATGTTTTTTTCTATGGAAAAGGAAATAAATTTATTTTCCAATACAGCATCGTTTATAGTAAAGGTTACATTCATCAATGAGCGGTCAGCAATGTTGGCAATAGGGGTAAATATCTTACAACTATCTAAATAATTATAGAGAAGAGAAGCTTTTAGGATGTTGCTTTTTTCTATTTCAGCTACACCACCATTTTGTTGCAGCCAACGCAGGGTAAGTAAACAAACGTAAATTGCAAAAACCGAAGGAGTATTAAAAAGGGATGCATTGTCAGTGTGCGTTTTGTAGCGCAGCATGGTAGGTGTATTGGGCTTATAGTAATCAAGCATATCATCTCTGATAATTACAAGTGTTACTCCGGCAGTGCCTATATTTTTTTGTGCTCCTGCATAGATTAAAGCAAACTTGCTTACATCAACGCTGCGAGAGAGTATATCGCTGCTCATATCACACACCAATGGAATTGATACTTCCGGAAATTTATTAAATTCAGTACCATAGATGGTGTTATTGCTGGTTATGTGCAGGTAATCGGCATTTTCAGTAATATTAATTGGTGGTATATAATTAAAATTCTTATCGGCAGAAGAAGCAATTATTTTTGCTTCGCCAATCATGGCAGCCTCTGCTATTGCCTTCTTTGCCCAAACACCAGTTTCAGCAAAAAGCGCCTTGTGGCGCAACAGGTTTTGTGGTACCATGGTAAATTGCAAGCTTGCTCCACCATGTAAAAAGAGTATATGGTAGTTGTCAGGTACCTGCATTAATTGACGCACTAATTGTTTTGCTTCTTCAATAATAGCAATGAAGGATTCGCTGCGATGTGAGATTTCTAAAATAGATAATCCGCTGTTATCAAGATTAAGCACTGCCTGCGCGGCTTGTTGCAGCACGGATGGTGGCAGTATACTTGGGCCTGCATTAAAATTATATACCATACTGATGTGGGTTAGTTCTACTTCTTGGTAGCAGCATCCTTATCTGTTCAATTAAACAATATCTAAGTTTTTATTTTTTTTCTTCGCTAGCTGGAGTTTGCTCGGTATCATCAACAGGAACATACAACTTCTTGGTTCTTTTTTCTCCACCTGACGAAGTATTATCCGTAGGTGCGGGAAGATTTCTTGCGTCAACATCTTTTTCATACATCCACTTTTCGTCTTCCCAATGCAGTGCATCGTAGGTCATGTCAGGTCCTATCATTTCGCCTGGGGCATCCAACCTGCCATCAGGTGCCGAAAGATGATCGAAAATTATCAATTTCTTTTTTTCGTTATAATTTAATTTCATACTCACCGATGATGAATAGGTAAAGATCATACGGTTTTGAATCTTCTTTATATTTTGAAACACTGGTGTACCAAAGGTTGGTTCACCTTTGGTAAATTTCACTATTTCAAGTACCTTTTTTGTTGTTTTTGCATCATATCCTTTCCAACCAATCAGGGTATAAAGATTGTTTCCGTTTTTTCGTGTTTTAATAATGCGGTAATAAAGTGCTCCATACCAATTGTGCTTCTTACAGGTTTTTTTAAGCATCAATTCGTCTTCGTAAGTTGAATCTCGTAATGAACTAACTTTAAAAATTTTATCACCATCGTCCTTGTATTGCATGGCACACTCGTATTGGTATTTGGTATTTCCTTCGGTTGCAACAAACCATGAGTATATGCGCAGCTTTTTATCCGGGCTTAGGATAATAGATATGTTTAAAAGTGAATCGAAGGGATCTTCAAAAGTGTTTTCAATTCGTAACAAACCTGGCAGCGTATCGCGAAGTATGCTATTGCTCCATAGTTTAATACTGTCATTTTTGCTTTTTACTATGCTATCCGAAAGGCACTTAATATAAAATACTGAGTTTTTGAATGCATTACTATATCTATAGTGCTGAGAGTTTGGACTTTGAGCTTTTACACTTACAGCTTGCACGAATAGCACAACTACTATTAAAACGGTTTTGGATATTTTCACTTTCCTTAATGTTTTTTAAGAACGGTTATAACGGTATTTTATAAAAAGTCTGAAAAAAATCTAGACTTCATTTTTTAGCTAAGTAAGCGTGTTACGATTTGTTTACTGCATTACCCGTGCATACGTTGTTTTTTGCCTAGCAAGGTTTCCTGACTTTCGCGATAGTCTTCGTCATCTACACAACAATCTACCGGACAAACCGAGGCACATTGTGGCTCATCATGAAACCCAACACATTCCGTACATTTATCAGTAACAATGTAATAATGATCCATAAACTTGGGAGGTTGCGCTGCTGTGCCATCAATTTCGCTGCCATCTAAGGCGGCAAACATACCCCTTACATTGGTGCCATCACTAAATCTCCATTCTGCACCACCTTCATAAATAGCATTATTGGGGCACTCCGGCTCGCAGGCACCACAATTTATACACTCATCTGTTATTTTAATAGCCATAATCTATTTTTTAAATATTGCTGGACGCAAACGTAATTATTATTCTAAAATATACAACATTTGTACTTTGGTATTTGATTAACGATTATGAGTAAGAAAAGTTTAGATAATGTGTTTAATAAGAAATTGATTGCTGCGTGCATTTTGTTCTTCGAAAAGATTAATGAAACCATTGATGCCTTAAAGGCTAGAAATATTGAAAACGCAGATAGTCAACTTCTAACAGGCGTTGTAAAGGCTGGCAATGTTAATGCCTGGTTTACAAAAGACCAGATACAACATGCAACTGTGGGATATAAGCACATGCTAAGTGACCACTCAGTTGAGCCTTGGCTGCAACGGTATTCACAACCTATAGCGCAACGTGTGGCAATAATTATGGCAGGCAATATACCCTTTGTAGGCTTTCATGATTTGCTATGTGTGTTACTTGCAGGTCACTATGCGATTGTAAAGCTCTCTAAGGATGACACCGAATTAATGGCCGCATTAATCAATCATTTGGGGCAAAATGGATTTGCAGACAGAATCACCATAGTTGACCGACTAACCGAATATGATATGGTTATAGCTACGGGCTCCAATAATACAGCTCGTTACTTTGAACACTATTTTGGTAATAAACCTCATATAATTCGCAAGAATAGAAATGCAGTTGCCATATTAGATGGTAA
It includes:
- the serC gene encoding 3-phosphoserine/phosphohydroxythreonine transaminase, encoding MVYNFNAGPSILPPSVLQQAAQAVLNLDNSGLSILEISHRSESFIAIIEEAKQLVRQLMQVPDNYHILFLHGGASLQFTMVPQNLLRHKALFAETGVWAKKAIAEAAMIGEAKIIASSADKNFNYIPPINITENADYLHITSNNTIYGTEFNKFPEVSIPLVCDMSSDILSRSVDVSKFALIYAGAQKNIGTAGVTLVIIRDDMLDYYKPNTPTMLRYKTHTDNASLFNTPSVFAIYVCLLTLRWLQQNGGVAEIEKSNILKASLLYNYLDSCKIFTPIANIADRSLMNVTFTINDAVLENKFISFSIEKNITGIKGHKAAGGFRASLYNALPVGHVEYLIEMMHEFEKAHC
- a CDS encoding 4Fe-4S dicluster domain-containing protein; the encoded protein is MAIKITDECINCGACEPECPNNAIYEGGAEWRFSDGTNVRGMFAALDGSEIDGTAAQPPKFMDHYYIVTDKCTECVGFHDEPQCASVCPVDCCVDDEDYRESQETLLGKKQRMHG
- a CDS encoding acyl-CoA reductase, translated to MSKKSLDNVFNKKLIAACILFFEKINETIDALKARNIENADSQLLTGVVKAGNVNAWFTKDQIQHATVGYKHMLSDHSVEPWLQRYSQPIAQRVAIIMAGNIPFVGFHDLLCVLLAGHYAIVKLSKDDTELMAALINHLGQNGFADRITIVDRLTEYDMVIATGSNNTARYFEHYFGNKPHIIRKNRNAVAILDGKEGPELLHQLGKDIFMYYGLGCRNVSKLFVPAGYDFSPFFEVMATYDEVLTSNKYMNNYDYHHAVFLLNSELFLTNNFLIIRESVHTASPVSVLHFEYYSNLNELSTHLNNLRDQIQCVVSNNLIAGCVMPGQAQLPAIDDYADGVDTMAFVCGEVH